A single window of Acidimicrobiia bacterium DNA harbors:
- a CDS encoding CsbD family protein has protein sequence MGSNFDEAKGRAKEAAGDLTNDDELKKEGKLDRAAAKVKETVEGAKDKVEDAIDSVKERMSD, from the coding sequence ATGGGTAGCAATTTTGACGAAGCCAAAGGCCGAGCAAAAGAAGCAGCTGGCGACCTTACTAATGACGATGAGCTGAAGAAAGAAGGCAAGCTCGATCGGGCAGCCGCCAAGGTAAAAGAGACGGTAGAAGGCGCGAAAGACAAAGTGGAAGACGCCATCGACTCGGTAAAAGAACGTATGTCGGACTAG
- a CDS encoding divalent metal cation transporter produces the protein MRITGVAVWLVIWQVRFQRMEQVFGLLGLVLVVFAVAALKLGPDWSQLWQETTRPTVPKGEGVPTYWYYAIALFGAALTPYEVFFYSSGAVQERWTRDDLKTNRITVLVGFPLGGLLSLSIMTTAAIVFRPAGFMVSELAHVAFPVFLALGKVGLALVIIGFFVATFGASLETALSSGYMVAQYFGWPWRNDRPLAAARFHTLVSIRSLSSPSFMAVTVGLTTLDPIKVAEFSLVFSVVALPLTYLPILVVANDPSYMGVLVNSQILKPYGGALLLDVSPEHAMNLSELLGLEVVDFDGRKIGKVREVRLVHDGVRRSVPGVGFKVQGFIVGKWTIGARLGYDQTGMKSPWMVAAIARWFMRRSVWIPWEGVGNVEGDHIALRVRKATLGPPANVRDGEAPRHE, from the coding sequence TTGAGGATAACCGGTGTAGCGGTGTGGCTTGTTATCTGGCAGGTGCGCTTTCAGCGTATGGAGCAGGTGTTCGGCCTTTTAGGTTTGGTGCTGGTGGTCTTTGCTGTCGCTGCCTTGAAACTGGGGCCGGATTGGTCGCAGCTTTGGCAAGAAACCACCCGTCCTACAGTTCCTAAAGGCGAAGGTGTGCCCACCTATTGGTATTACGCTATTGCTCTCTTTGGCGCGGCTTTAACTCCCTATGAGGTTTTCTTTTATTCCTCCGGCGCTGTTCAAGAACGGTGGACTCGGGACGACTTGAAAACAAACCGGATTACCGTGTTGGTTGGTTTTCCTCTTGGTGGGCTGCTGTCCCTTTCGATTATGACCACCGCCGCAATTGTGTTTCGGCCTGCCGGTTTCATGGTTTCCGAGTTGGCGCATGTGGCTTTCCCGGTGTTTCTAGCGCTGGGCAAGGTAGGGCTTGCCTTAGTAATTATTGGTTTTTTTGTCGCGACTTTCGGTGCTTCGCTCGAAACAGCGTTGTCTAGTGGCTACATGGTGGCCCAATATTTTGGTTGGCCATGGAGGAACGATCGACCGCTCGCCGCGGCTCGTTTCCATACTCTCGTTTCCATACGCTCGTTATCGTCGCCATCTTTTATGGCCGTCACGGTTGGGCTGACCACTCTCGACCCGATCAAAGTTGCCGAGTTTTCGTTGGTATTTTCCGTGGTGGCCTTACCGTTGACGTACTTGCCCATCTTGGTGGTTGCCAACGACCCGTCGTACATGGGTGTCCTTGTGAATTCACAGATTTTGAAACCTTATGGCGGCGCTCTCTTATTGGACGTATCCCCGGAGCACGCCATGAATCTGAGTGAGCTGTTAGGTCTCGAAGTGGTAGATTTCGACGGCCGCAAAATCGGTAAAGTTCGAGAAGTTCGCTTGGTGCACGACGGTGTCCGGCGAAGCGTCCCGGGGGTTGGTTTTAAAGTGCAAGGCTTCATCGTTGGGAAATGGACGATTGGTGCCCGCCTGGGTTATGACCAAACCGGCATGAAAAGCCCTTGGATGGTGGCGGCCATTGCACGGTGGTTTATGCGCCGCAGCGTTTGGATCCCATGGGAGGGTGTTGGGAATGTGGAAGGCGACCACATTGCTCTTCGAGTGCGAAAAGCCACATTGGGGCCGCCAGCAAACGTTAGAGACGGGGAAGCACCTCGTCACGAATAA
- a CDS encoding GPGG-motif small membrane protein produces MNLILGIVAFILVIIGVIQLLQGALIYGLVLIIAGLLIGPGGYSVTRTRMR; encoded by the coding sequence GTGAATCTAATCTTAGGAATTGTAGCCTTTATTTTAGTGATTATCGGAGTTATCCAACTCTTGCAAGGCGCACTTATCTATGGTCTCGTGCTTATTATTGCAGGCCTGCTTATAGGCCCAGGTGGCTATAGTGTAACCCGTACTCGAATGCGGTGA
- a CDS encoding antibiotic biosynthesis monooxygenase has product MSVVKINAITVPAESGDELAHRFAARAGAVDDQDGFEGFELLQPTDGRTTWLVLTRWRDDAAFEAWVNSAAFGAGHQSEGGQGQAPEGGEAPKRPVGTAAELWSFIPAGGSNPQG; this is encoded by the coding sequence ATGAGTGTTGTGAAAATTAATGCCATAACTGTTCCAGCTGAAAGCGGCGATGAGCTGGCCCATCGCTTTGCTGCTCGCGCTGGTGCCGTCGATGATCAAGACGGTTTTGAGGGCTTTGAACTACTACAGCCGACTGATGGCCGGACCACGTGGCTAGTACTGACTCGCTGGCGCGACGACGCAGCTTTCGAAGCTTGGGTTAACTCGGCGGCCTTTGGTGCTGGCCATCAGTCAGAAGGGGGGCAGGGACAGGCCCCTGAAGGTGGCGAAGCGCCGAAACGTCCGGTTGGAACGGCGGCTGAGCTTTGGTCGTTTATACCCGCCGGCGGTTCAAACCCGCAAGGTTGA
- a CDS encoding TIGR03557 family F420-dependent LLM class oxidoreductase, with the protein MASNNLLLGAGLSCEEQGPNTLLSSARAAMANDFQDFAVTDHYHPWVRAQGHSPFVWSALAALSQLGEISLGTAVTCPTVRIHPAIIAQAAATTSLLTNGRFWLGVGTGENLNEHILGHRWPPARERLAMLKEAIEILRLLWGGGEQSYEGKYYVVEDAELYDLPDNPPKIFMSAFGPQAAIAAAEMADGLVLTGADSGTISTFRENGGQGEVHVLMKFCWDEDEKRARQICHKLWPTSGVPGQLSQDLRTPALFEQAISIVTEEDAVGNTPVGPDPERYVTQLRELAEAGATRIFVQQVGPNQERGFKFIRDEVLPRL; encoded by the coding sequence ATGGCATCGAATAATCTTTTATTGGGGGCGGGCCTCTCTTGTGAGGAACAGGGCCCAAATACTTTGCTGTCTTCGGCCCGTGCCGCCATGGCGAATGACTTTCAAGATTTCGCCGTGACCGACCATTACCACCCGTGGGTTCGAGCGCAGGGGCATTCACCGTTTGTGTGGTCAGCGCTGGCGGCTTTGTCTCAACTAGGCGAAATCTCCCTTGGCACAGCTGTCACCTGTCCAACCGTGCGAATCCACCCGGCGATCATCGCACAAGCAGCGGCCACCACCTCGCTTTTAACCAACGGCCGGTTCTGGTTAGGTGTGGGCACCGGCGAGAACTTAAACGAGCACATTCTTGGCCACCGATGGCCGCCCGCACGCGAACGCTTGGCCATGCTGAAAGAAGCGATCGAAATTTTGCGTCTTCTTTGGGGCGGTGGTGAACAGTCTTATGAGGGTAAATACTACGTGGTCGAAGACGCCGAGCTTTACGACCTCCCCGACAACCCGCCCAAAATCTTCATGTCGGCCTTTGGTCCCCAAGCAGCGATAGCAGCGGCTGAAATGGCCGACGGTTTAGTCCTAACCGGTGCCGATTCGGGCACAATCTCGACTTTTCGGGAGAACGGCGGCCAGGGCGAGGTTCATGTCTTAATGAAATTTTGCTGGGATGAAGATGAAAAGCGCGCCCGCCAGATCTGCCACAAACTTTGGCCAACGAGCGGTGTACCCGGACAGCTGAGCCAGGATCTGCGCACACCGGCACTTTTCGAACAAGCCATTTCAATAGTGACTGAAGAAGATGCTGTCGGCAATACTCCCGTTGGTCCTGATCCAGAACGATACGTAACCCAACTTCGAGAATTGGCCGAAGCAGGTGCGACACGAATCTTTGTACAGCAAGTAGGACCAAACCAAGAACGAGGTTTCAAATTTATTCGTGACGAGGTGCTTCCCCGTCTCTAA
- a CDS encoding chloride channel protein, whose translation MSRINVQEHWGLAKYLLRWLVFGSAVGALAGLSSGGFLLSLEWATETRLAHSWLLFLLPVAGLAIGLTYHLYGAAAVQGNNLVIDEIHSPQGWLPRRMAPLIFISTIATHLFGGSAGREATAIQMSAGLTDWFARTFRFDPEERRNLLIAAIGGGFGAVFGVPLAGAVFALEVQAIGRLRYDALITAVAASVVGDRVVIALDVKHLAVPIIEAINFTPVVFAKVVVAGIAFGLCARVFVELTRFVKATFTRQLRYPPLRPVVGALGVIGLTYLVGTRDYLGLSLPLITNSLDEAIGVATFAFALKLVFTSLTLGSGFHGGEVTPLFVIGSTLGATLGHLLGLPVPLAAALGFAAVFAGATNTPLACTIMGIELFGLGPLVPLVIACSVAYVMSSHRSIYGTQRIATTKDGRVINETWTVDTYRRPEAES comes from the coding sequence TTGAGCCGCATCAACGTGCAGGAACATTGGGGTTTAGCTAAATACTTGCTGCGCTGGCTCGTCTTCGGCAGTGCCGTCGGAGCATTAGCGGGTTTGTCGTCAGGCGGGTTTCTTCTGAGCTTGGAATGGGCCACCGAGACACGACTCGCACACTCTTGGCTCTTGTTCCTACTACCAGTAGCCGGTTTAGCGATTGGACTTACCTACCATCTCTATGGTGCAGCCGCTGTGCAGGGAAACAACCTGGTCATAGACGAAATTCATTCCCCGCAAGGCTGGCTCCCGCGGCGAATGGCACCCCTCATTTTCATCAGCACTATCGCTACGCACCTCTTTGGTGGTTCAGCTGGTCGAGAAGCTACCGCCATCCAGATGTCAGCTGGGTTAACCGATTGGTTTGCTCGTACCTTTCGTTTTGATCCCGAGGAGCGACGCAACCTGTTAATCGCCGCAATTGGCGGAGGCTTTGGCGCTGTTTTCGGCGTTCCGTTGGCTGGAGCGGTGTTTGCTCTTGAGGTTCAAGCGATCGGCCGTTTGCGATACGACGCCCTAATCACCGCGGTCGCAGCTTCGGTAGTCGGTGATCGTGTAGTAATAGCGCTGGACGTAAAACACCTAGCAGTACCCATAATTGAAGCTATTAATTTCACACCCGTCGTATTTGCCAAGGTAGTGGTGGCCGGAATTGCCTTTGGTCTTTGCGCTCGAGTGTTCGTAGAGCTGACCCGATTCGTTAAAGCCACATTTACTAGGCAGTTGCGGTACCCACCGCTGCGACCGGTAGTTGGAGCACTTGGGGTTATTGGGCTCACCTACCTGGTTGGCACGCGCGACTACTTGGGCTTATCGCTACCTCTAATCACCAACTCGTTAGACGAGGCGATTGGTGTAGCTACGTTCGCGTTTGCTCTAAAATTGGTATTCACCTCGCTCACCTTGGGCTCCGGTTTTCACGGGGGTGAAGTCACCCCACTTTTTGTGATTGGTAGCACGCTAGGCGCAACCCTTGGCCACCTACTCGGGCTGCCGGTGCCGCTTGCGGCGGCACTTGGGTTTGCAGCAGTTTTCGCGGGGGCCACTAACACCCCTTTGGCCTGCACGATAATGGGAATCGAGCTGTTCGGCCTTGGCCCATTGGTACCACTTGTTATTGCTTGCAGTGTGGCGTACGTAATGTCATCACACCGTTCGATATATGGCACCCAGCGAATCGCCACCACTAAAGATGGCCGCGTTATAAACGAGACCTGGACGGTCGACACCTACCGAAGGCCGGAAGCGGAAAGCTAG
- a CDS encoding class I SAM-dependent methyltransferase: MNANERRYTHGHHDSVLRSHRWRNAANSAAYLLPYLKPGQDLLDIGSGPGTITRDFVSLVAPGRVTALETTDETIRLTMDELAANWLSADGVVGDVHAMQFPDSSFDVVHAHQVLQHVHDPVQALREMRRVCRPGGFVAVRDSDYSAFNWFPKIPELDEWMALYQAVARSNGGEPEAGRHLLSWAHAAGFENVQVSASAWSFAAPDRSRFWGEMWAERILHSAIATQSVELELATPSTLERISAGWREWAAHPDASFGTFLGEIICWC; encoded by the coding sequence ATGAACGCAAATGAACGCCGTTATACCCATGGGCATCATGATTCGGTTTTGCGGTCGCATCGGTGGCGTAATGCTGCTAATTCCGCCGCCTATCTGCTTCCATACTTAAAACCCGGACAAGACCTGTTAGACATTGGGAGCGGACCCGGAACCATTACCCGCGACTTCGTGTCTTTGGTGGCACCCGGGCGTGTGACTGCACTAGAGACGACTGATGAAACCATCCGATTAACCATGGATGAGTTGGCTGCGAACTGGCTTAGTGCCGACGGCGTGGTGGGAGACGTTCACGCGATGCAGTTTCCCGATAGCAGCTTTGATGTAGTGCACGCCCATCAGGTGTTGCAGCACGTACACGACCCAGTCCAAGCTCTTAGAGAAATGCGACGTGTTTGCAGGCCCGGCGGTTTCGTTGCAGTTCGCGACAGCGACTATTCGGCGTTTAATTGGTTTCCCAAAATACCCGAGCTAGACGAGTGGATGGCGTTATATCAAGCTGTGGCTCGCTCCAATGGCGGTGAACCCGAAGCGGGCCGCCACCTGCTTAGCTGGGCGCATGCGGCCGGTTTTGAAAATGTTCAAGTATCAGCTAGTGCCTGGAGTTTTGCAGCCCCAGATCGCAGTCGTTTCTGGGGAGAAATGTGGGCCGAGCGAATTCTCCATTCCGCGATTGCCACCCAAAGCGTTGAGCTAGAACTGGCCACGCCAAGCACGTTAGAACGAATTTCGGCAGGCTGGAGGGAATGGGCGGCTCACCCCGACGCCTCCTTCGGAACGTTCCTCGGTGAAATTATCTGCTGGTGCTAA
- the ygiD gene encoding 4,5-DOPA dioxygenase extradiol encodes MPAGFLGHGSPMNAIEHNRYTDAWSSFGNAVPRPRAILCVSAHWYTNASAVTAMAKPRVIHDFYGFPDELFDFDYPAPGHPEVAELVTEIAKPVWVGLAADSWGLDHGTWSVLTHAFPNADIPVVQLSINALEPLEYHLDLGTRLLALREQGVLVVGSGNVVHNLNLLDWKNTDSGEPWNHSFDEALIELLTQRPDEVLKITEHPFYSRAVPTPDHFIPVLYLAGLAAASNETLDVLIEGPAYGSLSMTSYSLGVNAPVAESTEPAAELEAPASQHPDQSNI; translated from the coding sequence ATGCCAGCTGGGTTCCTAGGGCACGGCAGCCCCATGAACGCCATAGAACACAATCGTTATACCGATGCATGGAGTTCTTTCGGCAATGCCGTTCCCCGGCCTCGCGCTATACTTTGTGTGTCGGCACATTGGTATACCAACGCTTCAGCCGTTACCGCAATGGCCAAACCTCGGGTAATCCATGACTTCTATGGTTTTCCCGATGAGCTATTTGATTTTGATTACCCGGCGCCGGGCCACCCCGAGGTCGCCGAGTTGGTAACTGAAATAGCGAAACCGGTGTGGGTTGGTTTGGCTGCTGATTCTTGGGGTCTTGATCACGGCACCTGGTCGGTGCTTACTCACGCCTTCCCAAATGCTGATATTCCGGTGGTGCAGCTTTCTATCAACGCCCTTGAACCACTGGAATACCATTTAGACCTTGGAACGCGTCTGCTTGCCTTGCGTGAACAGGGAGTGCTGGTAGTGGGCAGCGGCAACGTGGTGCATAACCTGAACTTGTTGGACTGGAAGAATACCGACAGCGGAGAGCCTTGGAACCACAGTTTCGACGAGGCGCTGATTGAGCTTTTGACACAACGCCCTGACGAAGTGCTGAAGATTACCGAGCATCCTTTCTATAGCCGCGCCGTTCCAACTCCCGATCATTTCATTCCCGTGCTTTATCTGGCGGGCTTAGCGGCCGCCTCAAATGAGACGTTGGATGTTCTCATTGAAGGGCCAGCGTACGGGTCGCTTTCTATGACCAGCTATTCTCTGGGCGTCAATGCACCGGTCGCGGAAAGTACTGAACCTGCGGCTGAATTAGAGGCGCCAGCTAGCCAACATCCCGATCAAAGCAATATCTAG
- a CDS encoding sigma-70 family RNA polymerase sigma factor produces MTVNLATSRHRNTHTTAPNALPRGERKDPPAQNPQVWADHILVADSNDRDALDRLVKEYQSYALSLAARLHRGHEPREDLNQIALEGLVLALKRFEPARGIPFPAFATPTIMGAIRRYYRDHGWLVRVPRSVHEFVGKQRDTTERLSSSLHRPPTDVETAAAMAVSMKELRLANMALHARDTCSLDAVMGDEDPLSERVGNEDAGYALAENRMAAETAIRELNDAGRRLLHLYFFEEYTQAQIAEVLKVSQTQVSRLLRDTLRQLRSQVEARVAS; encoded by the coding sequence ATGACGGTGAACCTCGCAACATCAAGACATCGCAACACGCACACAACAGCACCTAACGCCCTCCCTAGGGGCGAACGCAAAGACCCACCGGCGCAAAATCCGCAGGTCTGGGCCGACCATATTCTGGTTGCAGATAGCAACGACCGCGATGCTCTTGACCGGTTGGTCAAGGAATATCAAAGTTACGCCCTTTCCCTGGCTGCGAGGTTGCACCGAGGGCATGAACCTCGTGAAGATTTGAACCAGATAGCACTTGAAGGCCTTGTTTTGGCGCTTAAGCGCTTTGAACCAGCTCGCGGTATTCCGTTTCCGGCCTTTGCTACGCCCACAATTATGGGCGCAATACGTCGCTACTACCGCGATCACGGCTGGCTGGTGCGAGTGCCACGCAGTGTGCACGAATTCGTGGGTAAACAACGTGACACGACTGAACGGTTGTCGTCGTCGTTGCATCGTCCGCCAACGGATGTCGAGACAGCCGCAGCCATGGCAGTTTCAATGAAAGAGCTGCGGTTGGCGAACATGGCTCTACACGCCCGCGATACCTGTTCGCTTGACGCTGTTATGGGTGACGAAGACCCATTAAGCGAACGCGTCGGCAACGAAGATGCAGGTTATGCATTAGCAGAAAACCGTATGGCGGCTGAAACCGCCATTCGTGAGCTTAACGATGCTGGCAGACGCTTGTTGCATCTGTACTTTTTTGAAGAGTACACCCAAGCACAAATCGCGGAAGTTCTTAAGGTAAGCCAAACACAAGTTTCACGACTGTTGCGCGATACTTTGCGTCAATTACGAAGCCAAGTTGAAGCCCGAGTTGCTAGTTAG
- a CDS encoding class I SAM-dependent methyltransferase: protein MDLGWLDQLPQPNQKRLAVRVSDEARRWLRKGHPWLYEDSITSISHDGQAGDLAVVFDSKRDFVAIGLFDPNSPIRVKVLHRGKPTPINDQWWGTQLEEALVRRQGLLASTHTTGVRCINGENDGFPGLVVDKYDQIAVVKIYTEAWLPYLATLVPQLVELLELESLVLRLSRRSANHVPAVIYDGMAIYGHAPTAPVLFKENGLTLEADVVAGQKTGYFLDQRDNRHLIGENARGARVLDVFCAGGGFTVAAAAGGARSVLSVDISAPALSATARNLAHNGHIPAVANCKASSRQGDAFEVLEQLAKEGKRFDVVVVDPPAFAQNQASVASALRAYARLSQLAIPLVNSGGLLMQASCSSRVTAEDFYRVVTKTASNAGVQLEELCRSGHALDHPVRFEEGKYLKAIFARVRR from the coding sequence ATGGACCTTGGCTGGCTTGATCAATTGCCACAACCAAATCAAAAACGCCTTGCGGTGCGGGTTAGCGACGAAGCCCGTCGTTGGCTCAGGAAAGGTCATCCGTGGCTTTATGAAGATTCAATAACCTCAATTTCACACGATGGCCAAGCAGGTGACCTTGCGGTTGTTTTCGACTCCAAACGCGATTTCGTCGCTATAGGTCTTTTCGATCCGAACTCGCCTATTCGGGTGAAAGTGCTGCATCGGGGTAAACCCACTCCAATCAACGATCAATGGTGGGGCACACAACTAGAAGAAGCCTTAGTTCGCCGTCAAGGTTTGTTGGCTTCCACGCACACCACCGGGGTACGGTGCATTAACGGAGAAAACGACGGCTTCCCGGGTCTGGTGGTCGACAAATACGACCAGATAGCTGTCGTCAAAATCTATACCGAAGCCTGGTTACCCTACCTGGCGACTTTGGTGCCGCAGTTGGTAGAACTACTAGAGCTTGAGAGCCTAGTTTTGCGTCTCAGTCGCCGTAGCGCGAACCATGTACCCGCTGTCATCTATGACGGTATGGCAATTTACGGACATGCCCCTACCGCGCCAGTTCTGTTTAAGGAAAACGGTTTGACGCTAGAGGCCGATGTGGTGGCCGGACAGAAGACTGGTTATTTCCTTGACCAGCGCGATAATCGTCATTTAATTGGCGAGAACGCTAGGGGTGCAAGGGTGCTGGATGTTTTTTGTGCTGGCGGTGGGTTCACTGTTGCGGCCGCGGCGGGGGGTGCCCGTTCGGTTCTTAGCGTTGACATTAGTGCCCCAGCACTTTCGGCTACGGCCCGAAATTTGGCCCACAATGGCCATATTCCAGCGGTTGCAAATTGCAAAGCCTCTTCTCGTCAGGGAGATGCCTTCGAGGTGTTGGAGCAGCTTGCTAAGGAAGGTAAACGCTTTGATGTGGTGGTCGTTGACCCGCCAGCATTTGCGCAGAACCAAGCCAGTGTTGCCTCGGCGTTACGCGCCTACGCCCGCCTTAGCCAATTGGCGATCCCGCTGGTCAATAGTGGTGGGCTCTTGATGCAAGCCTCGTGTTCGAGCCGGGTTACGGCCGAAGATTTTTATCGCGTCGTAACCAAAACGGCCAGTAATGCGGGTGTTCAACTAGAGGAATTGTGTCGTAGCGGCCATGCGCTAGATCACCCGGTCCGATTTGAAGAAGGGAAGTATCTTAAAGCGATTTTTGCGCGAGTTCGCCGCTAG
- a CDS encoding phospholipid scramblase-related protein, with amino-acid sequence MSDNSTPANWYPDPAGRHEYRYWDGVQWTDHVSDGGVQSAEPLEPDFGDKVDSTFGLGDAPSRPDVVKMVTGDGVRGAGIKQNIADGDGTLWGEPILVVSQKVKLIEVNNQYGVFNQHGKQIAAVNQVGQSSVKKAMRVLTGWDQFMTHKLEIADSEGQIRLRLTRPAKVFKSTVVVEDANSSEIGRIVQQNVFGKIRFSLEAGGQALGSINAENWRAWNFAIRDANDVEIARITKTWEGLMKTMFTTADNYVVQIHESIPQPLLSLVVASALTVDTALKQDARGLN; translated from the coding sequence ATGTCTGATAATTCAACACCAGCTAATTGGTACCCTGATCCGGCGGGGCGCCACGAGTACCGTTACTGGGATGGTGTCCAATGGACCGACCACGTTTCAGACGGTGGCGTGCAATCGGCGGAACCACTTGAACCGGATTTCGGAGACAAGGTTGATTCGACTTTTGGCCTTGGCGATGCACCGAGTCGGCCCGATGTTGTGAAGATGGTGACCGGTGATGGAGTCCGAGGCGCTGGGATTAAGCAGAACATTGCAGACGGCGACGGAACATTGTGGGGCGAACCGATTCTGGTAGTCAGTCAGAAGGTCAAGCTGATTGAAGTTAACAATCAATACGGCGTATTCAATCAACATGGCAAACAGATCGCAGCGGTCAACCAAGTCGGTCAATCATCGGTGAAGAAGGCGATGCGGGTTTTAACTGGTTGGGATCAGTTCATGACTCACAAACTAGAGATTGCCGACAGCGAAGGGCAGATTCGGCTCCGCCTGACCAGACCCGCCAAAGTTTTTAAGTCGACCGTGGTGGTTGAGGATGCCAACAGCTCCGAGATTGGTCGGATTGTGCAGCAGAACGTGTTCGGCAAGATCCGTTTTAGTTTGGAAGCTGGGGGCCAGGCATTGGGTTCCATCAATGCCGAGAACTGGCGCGCCTGGAACTTCGCTATTCGTGATGCTAACGACGTGGAAATTGCCCGTATAACGAAGACTTGGGAAGGTTTGATGAAGACCATGTTCACCACAGCCGACAACTACGTGGTGCAGATTCACGAGTCTATTCCCCAGCCGCTCTTGTCGTTGGTGGTGGCTTCGGCCTTAACCGTCGATACGGCTTTGAAACAAGACGCCCGCGGTCTGAATTAG
- a CDS encoding helix-turn-helix transcriptional regulator, with protein MERPQTGAERYFANRLEDPAYKTNYEEAKGRIQQFDSIIRALDDRREELGFSKAELARRAGLRPEAVRRLFSAHAQNPTLRTLVALASALELEISATRSQANIFN; from the coding sequence ATGGAGCGACCACAGACCGGTGCCGAGCGGTATTTCGCGAATAGGCTAGAGGACCCCGCATACAAGACCAACTACGAAGAAGCCAAAGGTCGGATTCAACAATTCGACAGCATCATCCGGGCACTTGATGACCGTAGAGAGGAACTGGGGTTCTCAAAAGCAGAATTGGCACGCCGTGCTGGACTGCGACCAGAAGCGGTCAGACGCTTGTTCTCGGCACACGCACAAAACCCAACGTTGCGTACGCTAGTTGCCCTCGCAAGCGCACTCGAATTAGAGATTTCTGCTACTCGCTCTCAAGCCAATATTTTTAATTGA
- a CDS encoding zinc-binding dehydrogenase codes for MYAVTIVDGALHWKEHPDPVPGAGEVLVHVRAAGLNGADRLQVLGRYPAPIGSPSDIPGLELAGEVAALGPGADRFKVGDRVMAVVGGGGQGEMCLVHERHLIPVPDSLDWAAAGGFPEVFTTAHDALFTQAGLSMGERLCVHGAAGGVGIAGVQLGVAAGAHVVATVRNEGLRESVAALGADVVEPDGFGSHGPFDVVLELVGSPNLPNDLRSLAIGGRIAVIGTGAGNKAEVNLTDLMVKRARIHGSTLRARSLEDKAAAARAVEKHVLPHLAAGALKVPVEATYPMAEAADAYARFAAGGKFGKIVLIND; via the coding sequence ATGTATGCAGTTACGATTGTCGACGGTGCCCTCCATTGGAAAGAGCATCCCGATCCGGTACCCGGTGCTGGCGAGGTGCTGGTGCATGTACGCGCGGCCGGTCTTAACGGGGCCGATCGCCTCCAAGTGCTAGGTCGATATCCGGCTCCGATAGGTTCACCGTCAGACATTCCAGGCCTAGAACTGGCCGGTGAAGTGGCGGCTCTTGGCCCCGGGGCTGACCGCTTTAAGGTAGGTGACCGAGTAATGGCCGTGGTAGGTGGTGGTGGCCAAGGCGAAATGTGTCTGGTTCACGAACGCCATCTGATTCCAGTACCCGATTCGCTAGATTGGGCCGCGGCTGGTGGTTTCCCCGAGGTTTTCACCACGGCCCATGACGCCCTCTTTACCCAAGCTGGCCTCTCAATGGGCGAACGGCTGTGTGTCCATGGTGCCGCGGGCGGCGTGGGAATTGCCGGGGTTCAGCTGGGGGTGGCCGCTGGTGCACATGTGGTGGCGACGGTTAGGAATGAAGGACTGCGAGAAAGCGTGGCAGCCTTGGGTGCTGACGTTGTAGAACCCGATGGTTTTGGCAGTCACGGTCCTTTCGATGTGGTCCTAGAGCTTGTCGGCTCGCCCAATCTGCCTAACGACTTACGTTCTCTAGCAATTGGCGGAAGAATCGCCGTGATCGGTACCGGCGCTGGCAACAAAGCCGAAGTAAATCTGACTGATCTCATGGTGAAAAGAGCGCGCATCCACGGGTCAACCTTGCGAGCTCGAAGTCTTGAAGACAAGGCCGCCGCGGCTCGTGCTGTTGAGAAACATGTATTGCCGCATCTAGCTGCGGGAGCACTGAAAGTTCCGGTTGAAGCCACATACCCAATGGCAGAAGCCGCTGACGCCTACGCGCGTTTTGCGGCTGGCGGAAAATTCGGCAAGATCGTTCTGATTAACGACTGA
- a CDS encoding Rho termination factor N-terminal domain-containing protein, with protein sequence MAKDHGPSIKDDAQYEALRREGASKEKAARIANQSAATSRSETGRKGGEAENYPDRTKAELYERAKEIGIKGRSSMTKDQLIEALRNH encoded by the coding sequence ATGGCTAAAGATCACGGTCCAAGCATTAAGGATGATGCGCAGTATGAAGCGCTCCGCCGGGAAGGCGCCAGCAAAGAGAAAGCGGCCCGGATCGCCAATCAATCGGCCGCGACTTCACGTTCCGAAACCGGGCGTAAAGGAGGTGAAGCTGAAAACTATCCGGACCGCACCAAAGCGGAATTGTATGAACGAGCCAAAGAGATTGGTATTAAAGGTCGATCTTCAATGACGAAAGATCAACTAATTGAAGCGCTGCGTAACCACTAA